Proteins from a single region of Sphaerochaeta globosa str. Buddy:
- the mazG gene encoding nucleoside triphosphate pyrophosphohydrolase yields the protein MIDFTLEKKTTLSDALMQLFAIVSLLRSEQGCPWDREQSPKQVSTHLIDETYEYLDAILSDDDEGQQEELGDVLLNAMMLLEMHQETDASASIEALNQVCEKLIRRHPHVFSDQKVSNSKEVIDVWNAIKQNVEGKTHEKDDFFSRVPPSLPPLEMANEIQQKIRKVGFDWPDAQGVFEKVAEELKEVNTAFEHQQDKNEDLEMELGDLLFAAVNLARYLGFNPSLALHRSNQKMKRRFNALYKRSQDQGIALHKDNLSEMDRLWEEIKADERSQSEE from the coding sequence ATGATTGACTTCACCCTTGAAAAGAAAACAACCCTTAGTGATGCCCTGATGCAACTCTTTGCTATCGTCAGCCTGCTACGCAGTGAACAAGGCTGTCCATGGGACAGGGAACAGAGCCCCAAACAAGTCTCTACCCATCTCATCGATGAAACCTATGAGTACCTCGATGCTATCCTTTCTGATGATGACGAGGGACAACAGGAAGAACTTGGTGATGTGTTGCTCAATGCCATGATGCTCCTGGAAATGCATCAAGAAACAGATGCAAGTGCAAGCATAGAAGCACTGAATCAGGTTTGCGAGAAGCTTATCCGCCGACACCCGCATGTCTTTTCCGACCAAAAAGTCTCAAACAGCAAAGAAGTCATCGATGTATGGAATGCCATCAAACAAAATGTGGAAGGAAAGACTCATGAGAAAGACGATTTCTTCAGCCGGGTTCCCCCTTCCCTTCCCCCTTTGGAAATGGCTAATGAAATCCAGCAGAAAATTCGTAAGGTTGGCTTTGATTGGCCCGATGCCCAAGGGGTATTTGAGAAAGTTGCAGAAGAACTTAAGGAAGTCAACACTGCTTTTGAGCATCAACAGGACAAGAACGAGGACCTGGAGATGGAGTTGGGAGATTTGTTGTTTGCTGCGGTGAATCTTGCCCGCTACCTTGGATTCAACCCCTCATTGGCACTTCATCGATCGAATCAGAAAATGAAACGACGCTTTAATGCGTTATACAAACGTTCCCAAGACCAAGGCATTGCATTGCATAAGGACAACCTGAGTGAAATGGATCGGCTTTGGGAGGAAATCAAAGCAGATGAACGATCACAAAGCGAGGAGTGA
- a CDS encoding GntR family transcriptional regulator yields MDIILSNANPDPIYEQIAQQMRAQIVSGILKEGELLPSIRSLAKELRISVITTKRAYDELEREGYIQTIAAKGSYVATRSHEQLKEEYLRKIEEHMRSIHLLAQFIGLSEEELGMMYQLLREGES; encoded by the coding sequence TTGGACATAATCCTTTCAAATGCTAATCCAGACCCAATTTATGAGCAGATAGCCCAGCAAATGCGTGCCCAAATAGTTTCTGGCATTCTCAAAGAAGGTGAATTGTTGCCCTCGATTCGTTCATTGGCTAAGGAACTTCGCATCAGTGTGATCACTACCAAGCGTGCATACGATGAACTTGAGCGGGAAGGGTACATACAGACTATAGCTGCCAAGGGGAGCTATGTTGCGACTCGCAGTCATGAACAATTGAAAGAAGAATATTTGAGAAAAATTGAGGAGCATATGCGTTCGATTCATCTGCTAGCACAGTTCATAGGACTTAGCGAAGAGGAATTGGGAATGATGTATCAGCTGCTCAGAGAGGGAGAGAGCTAA
- a CDS encoding ABC transporter ATP-binding protein, with the protein MDSAILCSQVKKSYGSFILDIKDFSVTRGTVHGLIGANGSGKTTTIKLLLGLLFPDSGELSVLGSNRIANDAEVRQNIGFIVEDASVPSLLNASEIAAVLKRVYDNWDQDYYETLLRQFQLDVKKQYRKYSRGMKVKLQLAIALSHHASLLILDEPTSGLDPLARDEIITILSEFKEDENHSILISSHITSDLEKLCDYVTFLEQGSIRFTCEKDELLEQYRLVKTTHQKELDMDSDAILARREGSFQVELLMKTEDVPAFVESRRLNLEELIILLSRKGGTV; encoded by the coding sequence ATGGATAGTGCCATACTATGCAGTCAGGTAAAAAAATCCTATGGATCGTTTATTTTGGATATCAAGGATTTTTCCGTGACTAGGGGAACTGTACATGGTTTGATAGGAGCAAATGGGTCGGGTAAGACGACTACGATCAAGTTGCTGCTTGGTTTGTTGTTTCCTGATTCGGGAGAACTATCGGTTCTGGGATCGAACCGGATTGCCAACGATGCCGAGGTTAGGCAGAACATCGGTTTCATTGTTGAAGATGCATCGGTTCCCAGTCTCTTGAATGCATCGGAAATCGCTGCAGTTCTGAAGCGCGTGTATGACAACTGGGACCAAGACTACTATGAAACATTACTTAGGCAGTTTCAGTTGGATGTAAAAAAGCAGTATCGAAAGTATTCCCGCGGTATGAAGGTGAAGCTTCAGTTGGCTATCGCGCTCAGTCATCATGCATCGTTGTTGATTCTCGATGAACCCACGAGTGGTTTGGACCCGCTTGCACGCGATGAGATCATCACCATTCTCTCAGAGTTCAAGGAGGATGAGAACCATTCCATTCTCATCAGCAGCCATATTACCAGCGATTTGGAAAAGCTTTGTGATTATGTCACATTCCTGGAGCAGGGCTCGATTCGGTTCACCTGCGAAAAGGATGAATTGCTTGAGCAGTATCGTTTGGTAAAAACCACGCATCAAAAAGAATTAGATATGGACAGCGATGCAATACTCGCAAGACGTGAGGGCTCTTTCCAAGTGGAACTGTTGATGAAAACAGAGGATGTGCCTGCTTTTGTTGAATCACGGAGACTGAATCTGGAAGAGCTGATCATTCTCTTATCTAGGAAAGGAGGTACAGTATGA